From Solanum stenotomum isolate F172 chromosome 2, ASM1918654v1, whole genome shotgun sequence:
TCTCACGTAGATATTGAAGAATAAAATCTTGATTCAATTGTTCGAGATTTcgtaaataacttttttttcttttataaaaaattgaattaaagaaGGCTATTATAAGATGGAGGAATCAAACCTATTGTGTATTTGTATATGAGATacataaaatacatattttatgtttggttaggaaatgtaattattttgatCGATTGGTTAAATAAATAACGTTGCTCTCTTTTTAACTTGAAAGATTGCAcgaaatatttatttaacttcTCATAATTTGTTACATCTATCATGTTTgtgactctttttttttgtggtggTAAGCTTAACACAAATATTACcaagaaaaatatttccataacattttttcaaataaatggTTGTCCTTCAAGTTACATTACTTGAAAAATCTTATCAGGTATCAATGGCACTCGTCTTGGACCTCCTGAAGTCTTTGCTCCTGCGAGATTGTTCGCCTGATAATGATTTACTACCATCCGAAGGATCTCTCATTTGTCGCGGCCTCAAAGATGATTTTCCAGAGCTCTTATGATTATCAACAACCTCAAACATCTGATTCAATGTATCTTCTATGTATTCTGGTGAAGGATAAGACTTGACATGTAAAGAAGACGCGAAATTGTTCAAGAATTCGGTATATGCAGGCACAACAAGCTTCATTGTAGATTCTCTCATTTGCTCTCTCAAGTCTGCATCAGGGATGTGATAAAAGCTTTTATGTCTTTGAGTAATGTCGTCAAATCCTTTAGTGAACGCATCCATTTTCCCTCGTATCATAGCAGTAAGTCCGTCTTTGTCAACTCTTTTAAGTTCTTCTTTGTCCAACATCCTCACTAGAGGACCCCAAGCTTGTTTTTGATATGAATAAGCTGATTCTTCAGCCACAATTTTGTATGTCTTCTTCATATACTGATCTCCCATGAGTTTTCCGAGTTCTGTACTTCTAGTCCTCATGTAAATGTACCAATAAGTGTTCATGACAAACACGTGAGGCAATACTTTGTCTTTGTACCTCAATTTCTTAGATTCAACATTCCTCCGTATGGCATCCACAATGTTGAACATGGCGTCTTTAAGCAAGTTTTCATCTGTTTCGGGGGTTGAAAGTACTCCAGCTTTCCATATTTGTTCAGTCCTGAGGACTCTGATCATTGTCGCGCTATATGCATCAGTTAGAAGGTATTTGAGATAGTTAATAGCATAACGAACAAGTTTTGGAACCGAACCATCTTGAGGTGGAAGAACATCCTGATTAGCCTCAATTTGAAGGCCAAGCTCAAAGAAGACTTTGGTAGAGGAATGTACAAGCAGTTTCTCCAGTTCTCTAAATCGCGAACAGATATCAGCACCAGCTTCACCAGCAAAAATCTCTGAGAACTCGGGCTTTAACTTTTCTAGTGATTCGAACATGTCTAGCAGTTTAAACAGCTTTTGAGGTTCTTTCTTGCTTCGTGCAACCCCTTCCCCGAATCTAAAGAAGACAGCCATTATCTTGTCTGCTATCTTGACGAAACACTCAGGCCATATTACTCCATCCATTATTGTGCCTAAGACTTGGCAGCAGAGTTTCTTTTCCGATACAAATACATTCTTGATAGCAAGTTCAAAGTGTTGGATCCAAAGGGATATCGCGGTCTCTAGGCTTGCCCATTCCATCTCATCAATTTCTTCCAGACTGTATGTTTTTAGGTACTCCGGGTTCAGTCTCATCAATGCTTTGGCTGCTCTTTTGTATCTTACCTATGGGATGAAGCAGAATACCATAATCATTATTAGTAACCATATACATTAAATCTTAAACCATTGAGCAAACTCCAAAACTGTTGGAAtgaaataatactccctccgtcccagtGGCAGATTAAGATATATGTTACTAGAAGTTTTTAACTGTGATTCAAGGCCTATATTTAGTCAAAAGCCAGTGTTGAagacataattaagtaaataattaaacatatttTCTCACTAATAGATTAAACTTTTAGCTTTTATATGAAATGATCACATCATTTAATATGTTGGATAACACTAACATCCTGCCTATGGCAAGGCCCACGAGGGGGCTGGGGTGGCCTAGGTCAGAGTCATGATTGAACATGGTGCTTGCCTGGTGGGCTTAGTCTTGCTATCAGTTAGAACTTTTGGCATGATGATAAACGTTTGATCCTAACAACATATAAACGATTACAGTCATGGATTCATATACCTGTTGTATAAAATCAAGGAGAAAGTTGTTACCTTCACAAAGATATCAATACATATATCAAGACAGTCATTTGCAGCCAATGTCTCAGAGATTCTTGTAAGCACTTCAACTTCTAATTCACTTCCCAAATCTGTAGACACCGTATCTGCTGCAGCAACAACATCATCgtgatcatcatcatcatcgcGATCACTTTTTGCCTCAAAAAAATTCCTCTGCCTCATTTTATTCAACAAACTCTCATATTCATCTTGCAAATTCAACAAAGCATCATCAAGCAGTCCATCAAATCTCATAGCATCAACTTCAGTTTCACAAAGAGCTTTAAGTGTAATCAAAGTCTCTCTCAATCGATGCGTCCTGAATTGATCAGTTGCTTTAGTCCTGCTTAAAAACTCGACAACTTCTTGCAACTTCTGAATAGCTGGTTCACACTCTCTACTAATTGAATTAACCGCCTCATTCAAATCATCCACCGTGTCAACATACTTGATCAACTTCTCCACCCTCTTGTTAAACGATTTCTCGTTAGCTAATttagaagaaagttcaagaagCTTACGCTGGAGGGATTCAGAAAGTTTGAAACTTTCAAGAAGTGAAAGAGCTGGAGAAATTGCTCGGTTGATCTTCGTATCGAGTGCCTTATTAGCAATGGAAAGTGATTGTAATGGAGCTATTCTTCTTGAAGCAATGGATAGATTTTCTTGCATTACATTAAATTTATCTTCTATTTCAGATAAACTTGTTTCGACATTGAATGAGAGTTGAAGAAGGTTGTTGAGATCAGAACAAGTTTGTTTAAGCTTGGAAATAATTTGATCATCTTGTTTTAGCTCCTccattgacatttttttttcagtGATTGATGATGATTCTTGATTTGTGGGGtgtaattaatatttcatataaaACAATGAGGGTCGTTTGTAGCTGGATAAGAAATAAGTTATTCGTAGTATCAATTTTCTTATAACTTATACGACATTTTGATTACTAATTTATGCAAGAAAGAAAGTGGAATAactaatacaatatatatatatatatataactgcaTAGATTCCGTCGTAGCTAATCCAGCTACCAAACGAGCCCGAGGGTATCAAAATGGTGgcaaaaagaggaagaagacaGGAGAGAAATTACCGAGGACTAAGTCTCGATGAGAACGAAAGAACAAATGGCAAATACATATAACAAAAGCGACACAATTGACATTCCTAATTGATTTTGCCGTCTTATCATATTATATGTCTTTGCTTGTCGGAAGTGAAAACCTTTGATGACTTTtaccttttcatttttcttctttactcTGTCCgtttcaaaataagtgtcattttagttcatttcacgctcattaaaaaattaagaagaaataaatttttactAATAAAAGAGTGTAGTTGGAAATAATTGTTGGCTTTGTTTTGAATTTCTAATATAACACTTATTTTAGAACGAAAAAAGTAATACTTAAACAATGGTGACCAAAATCAGTTTTTGTGTTTCAATTGTTTCCTCAGGCGTCTCTTACCATTTCTTTACTAGCAGAGATTATCATTTAAATGAATTTTGACCCTGAAATATTAATTTGGCCCAAAACAGAGAATGGCCCAAATGAAGCCCAAAAGCAGGAGCTGGAACTTCTTAGGCCAACAAAGCAATAGCACTTGCCAGAAACTAATTTGTCCATTTCAGCTGTTTCCCGCTCATTCATAGCGTAATTTCACACGATTTCGTTCTGCAATGGCGAGTTTTCTCCGGCGTCCATTCACAGTCTATCAGATCTTCACAGGTTTCTCCGACGAGGTTTTCTTCTTCGTCGAAATCAAACCCGGTCAAGTAGGCACAGTCTAGAATTCGCCAGGAACATCGTCCTCGCAGAGTACGTACTTCATCAACCTTATTCTACTGTGAATCTTCATTGTTGCTTTTGTATTCGTGCTAAATTCCTCTACAATagtcttaattatttttctgcTGTTCGAATTTCAAGTTCAATATTTGGAAATACTTAGGTCGTTTTATGATGTTGATCCTAAATTAAACTTACACAGAGTATTTTATGTTtcattgtgaaaaaaaattgtgaatttttctTTCATGAGCAGATTCTGAGCTAATATCTAATCAAATTGACCACTAATGATACTCTTTATaattttatgtagtttttatatatgttattttttaaaaataaaaataaataactgaTGTAGGAAtgtaaacaagaaaataaggaagaaatcaataatattttggTCTTTGTTAGAATTTAAATTGAGACTTCTGGTGGGAGATGGTAGGTATACAGTGGAAATAGTCGGAAGTTGGCTAGGGCACTAcagttataaaaataataattaggaGTACATAGATTGGTTCTCCTACTTTAAAtcttgtttattctttttgagatAGAAAGAATATTATAGTGTGAGTAGTTAGTAACATCAACCTGCTCATAGATTTCACATTTCatttattaaggataaatcTTAAGCACATTATGCTCTACGTGTCAATTTTCTCCAATTTGTGTCTCAATCAATGGTGAACACTCTCAACGACAGTTGTATATACAGTTTATTTGCTTCAAGTTATACCCCTGCCATCAAGTAGAGAACTTTATAGACTAGTAATGTAGTTATAGTTTTCTTTATTCACTACTAATTCACATTAGTTAATGAGAAgatatgataaattttaaggtATTTACAATGTTGAATCGCATACCCGAAGCGTAGTGGATGAAGACATTAGGTAGTTACTTAGCACACTTTTTGGTCCTGCTAACTCATAATATTTCCATCTCAAATTactgataaaaaatatttccatcTCAATTCGTTTGACTCACATTGTATGTCTCTGTTAAGGTGCCCGTAAAGTGTGTAAGAACAAGTTTTGAGTACTATTGGTGTACGTGAATTTGGCAACTTTTTGTTCTGCATTATGTAACTTAGATTGGTTGACAAACTGCAGATACGTCGTCTGTAAGCCAATAAAGGGAACGTTGTTAACTTGAAATAAAGTAGGCATCAATATAGAATTTTTGCATATATTTATATCAACTTAGTtccatttgaaatttttttatatttcttgtcaAAGCAATTAACTCCATTACTTTATATAGTTCTTGTCAAGAAGATCTCCAGAAACATATTTGAGAACAAATTCAAGTAGTTCCTGTTTGTTCTTTAGTTCTGCCTTCTTTTTTCTAACGAAATAGGGAGAGATTGGGATGCTTAGTTGTCAGTGGTTTTTGCACGTTTTCTAATTTTGAGTGTTAACCATGGAAACACTGCAATTCATTACTGCTTACTATCTATTCCTAGTTGTCCTTTTTTCACATCATACGGCTGAGATTTCCTCTAGCACAAATTACTTAAATTTGTTGTGATGGAGTATACGTGTTCACTTGTGGGAATGAAGGGTATTTGGTCTTTTAACACATGTATTTTTCCCCAATTTGAATTTCCATCGATGGGGTTGTTGTCGTCGTTTTCACTTTCCCCTTTCCTTTCTTGACTGAAGAAGCAGACGCAGATACTGAGGAATAGAGCATACCATTCTCATCCTCACCCCTTCACCCCCTCAAGTTGGACGGGCAAGGAGAGATCCCCAATTTGCCTAGAACGGTGTGGTGATATGGCCCAGATAGGGCTTTGGGGAAGGGATCGGCGACCTGAGAAGAAGCTGGAACATAAGACAGAGAAATCAGGCGTGCGAGGAATTGTTTTCCGTACGAAGTGGCTTTCGGAGTAAATCAGAGTCGGAGATCCCATATCAATAAGAAGACAATTGAGCCATGTCATATCAGCCACAACTCTTCTCATGGAGCGATACTCATCTCCTGCTGAGGATAAGGAAATGGAAACCTGTTCTTTTTGGCTTCCAAGAAACAGGTGAGCCTCCAAGAGTGACAAAAAATCAACTGACTGATCGACGCAAATCGACACACGATCCCCAATCTGCATCGCGAAAGCAACCAATTTGACAGAAAGATCACTTGTCAGAAACAGACCTTGACTGGGATTGTTCCTGAGGTATTGAAGAACTCGCAGTGCAGCTGAAAAATGAGATGTCCAGGGACCCTGTATATACTGAGAGAGATGCTGCTCTGCATAGCAAATATTTGGTCGACTATGAGTGAGGTAAATCAATTTGCCAGTAAGTCGTCTATAACAAGTAGGATCTATCAAATTATGTCCATAATGAGCTTGTAATTTTGTTGTAGGATCAAGAGGTGAAGAAACAAGTGGCAGATGGGAGCAATCATATTCGGAAAGGAACTCCAAAGTGTACTTCTGCCGAGTAATAATGAGACCATGAGGCTGCCTTAAAATCTCAAGtcccaaaaaaataatgtaagtCCCCAAGATCCTTGATTTTAATTCAGTATCAAGGAATGTTTTGAGTAGAGTGAGTTCATCTGAGTTGTTACCGGTCAAAATAATGTCTCATCCAcataaacaacaacttaagaaATTGAATCATcatcctttaaaaaaaataaggactAATCATTTAAAGAGGAAATAAATCCCTTGAAATTGAGAGCAGAAGTAAGCTTAGAATACCATTGGCATGAATCATGTCTTGAATCATAGAGAGATTTCCCAAGCTTTCAAACATGATTAGGACTACGAGAAGACATTCCGGGGGGAACCTCATATAGACCTCTTCTTGTAATTTACCATGTAAAAATGCATTATTAACATCCAATCGTGATAAAGGCCAACCTCTTTTGACTGCTATAGATAAAATGCATCTTATGGTggtcatcttcacaattggggagAAGCTTTCATTGAAATCCACACATTCTCTTTGGATATCATCCCTAACAACAAGTCTTGCCTTTAATCTTTCAAGACTCTCatcatacctttttttttttttttgaacaccCACTTACAAGGGGAGTATTTTTTCCCTTGAGGTAGTTGAACTACTTCCAAGTCTTGTTAAGCCTCCAAGGCTTCAAGTTCACATGCCATAGCCTGCTGCCACCCAGGGTGCATAGCAACTTGTGCATAAGTAGATGGTTCAGCCATAGTAGAAACAAAATTAAGAACTTTTTGATTAACTGAAGAAAGTGTTGAAAAAGGGTACGCAGGAGGAGTGATAAAAGATGTAAAACAAGATTAAGATTAATAAGAAAAACTACATTGCACATATAGTCATATAAATAAGTAGGCTGTTTGTGCTCTCTACTGAATGGTAGAAATAGGAGATGAATGTTTGTGAATAAATTCAGAAGATGAGCTAATGAGCTCCTTAATTCTATTGCCTAGTCTATAACAAATTAACCAACTCTAGTGGACCCTTTATTATCTATTCCTAGCTGTCCTTTATTCTCATCATACGACTGAGATTTGCTCCAACTCAAATTGCACAAATTTGCTGAGATGAGTGCATGTGTTCTCTTGTGGGGATAAAGGGTATGTGGTCTGTACACATGTATTTTTCCCCAATTTGAATTTCCCTCGATGATGTCCTCATCATCTTCACTTTTCCCTTCCCTTTCTAGACTAAAGAAGCAGATGCAGATACTGAGGCATCGAGCATGCCATTCTCAACAGCTTACTGGAAATTACTGTTCTTATTCTTCCAGATGAAACTTAGCATTTGgttatattagttatttagCCTTTGCTTTTTTCATCTGAAACAGTATATAGGTCATACCTCTAGAGTTCACAGTTTACTGGAAATTCCTGTTCTTATTCTTCCAGATGAAACATAGGCATTTGgttatattagttatttagCCTTTTTTTTCATCTGAAGCAATATATAGGTCATACCTCTTGAGTTCATTGACAAATATGCCTACTTCTTTTGCTGGTCAGTTAATGGATCTGTGGATAGACTAACTTTTTCGGGGATATTTGAACATTGATTCTTCAGGTCATTGTTTATTCACCTGCAAGAGTTGCAACTCAACAAGGCTCTGGAAAGGTTGGGAAGTGGAAAACAAATTTCTTGTCTACACAGAAGTACCCACCACTCTTTACCTTTTCATGAtaaaacatttatattttattctctgAGAACACTTTGGATATTTAAGTATTATCGATGCAACAAATCCTTGGAACTTGTATTTCTCTATGCGAGAACTTTTTCCCTAAGTGTTGGTACTCTCGTAAGCATTTTTTTCAGCATGCCCAGCATCTCAGGTCTCTAAAACAGTGCAATTTCAAAAACTGCCTCTGTTTTGCCGATGTAGATATTTTGTTTCTgatactatttttaattaatagaaCTGTAGCCAAGTGTCTGTTTGATCGCATCTTTTAGGTGGGAAAATCCATTGATTGTGATGAAATAGGAGCAGTAACTTAGGTGGACCTGAGTGTAGATGATTGTAATTAGCTGTACATAATTCCTAACAGATTCTGTTTTAGTTTGTTAGTTAGAATAAGTGTATAACCACCAATAGAAGATTCTAGAAGGATCTTATGCAATTGTATATAAGGGAGAAGATGTAACTAGATTCTTCAAGTAATTCATTTTCACATTTTGTACAAACGCTTCTTCACAGATATGAAGATGTTATCTTCTGTTTCTTAGCtcattgttcttcaatggaggtaaATTGATTcgttaacatggtatcagagttgTGTGGCCATTGACATGGTCTGATTGAGCGAGTTCGCAGAAGAAACATGGCGATTGTAGTGGATAATGAGTTGCCGGAAAAATTAAGCCATAATCATCCTTTATATCTGAATTCTTCAGATTCTTCTGGAGTGATGTTGATTTCAATTCAACTAACTGGATCTGAGAACTATTATGTATGGAGCAGATCAATGAAGATTGCTATACTTGGAAGAAACAAGTTGGGTTTCATTGATGGAAAGTGCAGAAAAGAAGGTTTTGGTACAAATTTGGTTGATCTATGGGAGCGTTGTAATGCAATTGTTCTCTCATGGATAATGAATTCTGTCTCAAAGGAATTGCTTAGTGGAATTGTCTACTCGACTGATGCATGTGGAGTTTGGAGAGATCTCAAAGAGCAATTCGACAAAGCTGATGGATCGCGGATTTTTCAGTTGCACAGGGAGATTGTATCTCTGACTCAGGGAATGAGTAGCATTTCTGAGTATTTTACTCGATTGCGTTTGCTTTGGGCTGAATTTGACAGTTTAGCTCCTTTTCCTGGATGTGATTGTGCGAGATCACGAGATTTTACCGAGTTCATGCGAAGGCAAAAATTGCTGCAGTTTCTCATGGGCCTAAATGAGTCCTATGAACAAGCTAGAGGTCAGCTTCTAATGTTGATTCCAATTCCTTCTGTAAATCAGGCTTACTCAATGTTGATTGAACGGGAAAGTCAAAGAAATATGGCACATGTTGCTGGATCAATGACGAACATGGAGACTGCATCCTTGGTGGCCGGAAGAAATGGACATCCTAAGTTGAAGAAGAACTGGAACTCTCAGTGTGATTATTGTAGAAGGACTGGGCATACTAGGGAGAATTGCTATAAGTTGATCGGTTACCCACCTGATTTCAAGTTTAGGAAGAAGGATAACAATCCTAATCTTGTGAATCCAAGGGGTGGAGATCAGAGGAATCAAGCCTATAACGGGACATCTGATGACAGACAAAATAACACTGATACAGGACATGGTAGAGCTTCTTGTGTCGATACCTATAGGGATCCTTTTGATAGAGGAAAAGGTGTGATGCCATCAGAATCGAGGAGAATTTGGAAGGTACTCTGGTGATTCTGGAAAATCCTCTGGTGATTGGCATAGAGAGGCAGGAGCAGGACCTCCGAACTACTCACATCACCAATACAATCAACTGATGCATAATATGGAGAACCCACACCACTATAATCAATTTCAGCGGCTGATGGATAAAGACAATTCTGGAGGAAGCTCATTCCACTCTCATCTGTTTGATTCAGCTAACATGGGAGGTAATGTATCTGTCTCTAATGTGCTAAATGCTCACACCACAGGTAATATTCATACGCCTCAAATGAATAAACCTAATGAAGAAAGGATAATCGATACTGGAGCAACTAATCATATGATTTCCCACAAAGGAATGCTAATGGCTGGTAAAGGAATTGTTAAAGTTTCTGATAAAAGGGTGTATTTACCATATGGAGAAACAGTAGATGTTTCACATATTGGCAATTGTGGAATAATGAATGGAAGGGTGTTAACCAATGTACTGTACATACCAGATTTTAAGTTCAATCTGATGTCTGTTTCCAGGATAACTAAGGAACTAAATTGCTCACTTCAATTTTTTCCTAACTTCTGTATATTCCAGGACCTCTCAAATGGAAAGGTGTTGGAGATTGGTGAAGAAAAAGATGGACTCTACTTGTTAAAGCATAAAGGACAAACAGAGAATAATGATCAGCACTTTAGAGGATTACGACAAATTAAAGGTTTGATAGGTACAAGAAATAAAGTAGATGCTTTACTTTGGCATAAGAGAATGGGACATGCATCTGCTGGAGCCATGCAACAAGTTTTTAGTCTTAGCCATGATTACTGTAAGCAAGAAATCAATAGTTGTGAAATTTGCCCACTTGCTAAACAAACTAGGATACCTTTTCCTAGTAGTGGTACCAGATCTATTGCTATTTTTGATTTACTACATTTGGATGTATGGGGACCTTTTCATGTACCTACTTTTGATGGCAATAAATTGTTCTTGACAATTGTGGATGACTATTCTCGGATGACTtggatttttttgttaaaattcaaAAGTGATGTTGTAATTGTCTTGAGAGACTTCATTAAACTAGTCTTGACACAGTTTGGTAAAACAATCAAAGTAATGCGATCAGACAATGGGACAGAATTTGTGAATTCTGAATGTGAAGTTGTTTAAATCTCATGGCATTCTACACCAACGATCATGTGTTTACACCCCACAACAAAATggggtggtggaaagaaaacatAGATACATTTTGGAGTTAGCCAGAGCCATTCGATTTCAAGGTTCTATTCCTTTGAAATTCTGGGGACATTGTGTATTGGGAGCTGTTTATCTGATGAATAGATTACCATCTAAAGCATTGATTGGAAAGACTCCTTATGAATTGTTTCATGCCTGTAGAGGTACCATTGATCATTTTCGGACCCTGGGATGTTTGTGTTATGCCAAGAACTTGCCATCTGGGGACAAATTCACAGCTAGAGCAGTTACTGCTGTACATATGGGATATTCTGAGGTGTCCAAGGGTTATGCCTTATATAACCTTGCTACACATTCATTTTTTACTTCCAGAGATGTCATTTTTCGAGAAGACATTTTCCCTTTTAAGACTCAATCTCCATCTCATCCTGTGTTTCTAGAAAATCCTGCAGGTTTTCTTGATGACATGGTCCAGGCCAATCCCTCTAATCATGTTGAACAGGTTGCAGTACCTACTGTAGTGACTGAGCCTGCAGTGGATGTTGCACCTCCTGTAATTACTAGACAGTCTACAAGACCAAGAAAACCACCATCTTGGATGACTGATTTTATTACCACTGCTGCTACTGAGTCGATTCTTTATCCATTATCACAAAGTTTGAGTTATGCCAACCTGTCCAAGCAATATCAGTCTTATGTTCAGGCTTTTTCCTGTACCACTGAACCACAGAATTATCAGGAGGCTTGTTTGGATCCTAACTGGCTCACAGCTATGCAAGAAGAGATCAAGGCTCTTGAAGATAATCAGACATGGCGGTTGGTACCTTTGCCACCTGGGAAAGTCCCTATTGGGTGCAAATGGGCATACAAGGTGAAGTATAAAGCTAATGGCGACATAGAAAGGTACAAGGCAAGACTGGTTGCTAAGGATTATAATCAAAAGGCTGGTTTAGACTATCAAGACACTTTTTCCCCAGTTGTCAAGATAGTCACTGTTAGGAGTGTTTTGTCCATTGCTGTTGCTTCAGGTTGGCATATTCATCTATTAGATGTTTATAATGCTTTTTTGCAAGGTGATTTGTTTGATGAAGTATATATGACACTCCCTGAGGGTTTTTCTAGCCAGGGGGAGAAGTCAAGGTTGGTATGTAGGCTAGTAAAATCCCTATATGGTCTCAAGCAAGCTAGTAGGTAGTGGAATGTGAAACTTACTGATGCTTTGATAGATTCTGGTTTTATACAGAGTAGTTTGGACCATTCTTTGTTTATTAAAAGACATCATGAGCAGATTGTAGTTGTTTTagtatatgtggatgacatgctAGTAGCTGGTAGTGACTTACGACTGATTGAGCAGACTAAGGAAGAGCTACATGCTAAGTTCAAGATTAAAGATCTTGGCATCCTGAGATATTTTTTGGGGATTGAATTCAGCAGATCATCCAAGGGAATTTTGATGAATCAAAGAAAATATGCTTTGGAGATGATAGAAGAATTAGGACTGACTGGTGCAAAACCATCATGGACTCCATTGGATCCAAACTTGAAGCTGACAACAATAGAGGTGGATAAGGCAGGAGGAATTACAGATGATCATGTTTTGACAGATGTGGGATCATATCAAAGATTGATTGGAAGGTTATTGTACTTAACACTAACAAGGCCAGACATTGGTTTTGCAGTACAAACACTAATCCAGTTCTTACAGAATCCCAAGAAGTCACATATGGAGGCAGCAATCAAGGTGGTTAGATATGTAAAAAAACGGCCTGCAATGGGGATACTAATGAGCAGCAACAAGGAAAACAAACTAACAGCATATTGTGATGCAGACTGGGCATCATGTCCAAATACAAGAAGATCTGTGACAGGGTTCCTAATCAAACACGGAGCCGCCTTGATATCATGGAGGTCAAAGAAGCAAACAACAATATCAAgaagttcagcagaatcagaaTACAGGAGTATGGCTTCTACTGTGTCAGAGGTGGTATGGCTGGTAGCACTGTTCAAGGAACTAGGAGAAGAACTGGAGATGCCAGTGGACCATTTTTGTGACAGTAAGGTAGCATTGCAAATAGCTGCAAATCCAGT
This genomic window contains:
- the LOC125855388 gene encoding exocyst complex component EXO70I-like, which translates into the protein MSMEELKQDDQIISKLKQTCSDLNNLLQLSFNVETSLSEIEDKFNVMQENLSIASRRIAPLQSLSIANKALDTKINRAISPALSLLESFKLSESLQRKLLELSSKLANEKSFNKRVEKLIKYVDTVDDLNEAVNSISRECEPAIQKLQEVVEFLSRTKATDQFRTHRLRETLITLKALCETEVDAMRFDGLLDDALLNLQDEYESLLNKMRQRNFFEAKSDRDDDDDHDDVVAAADTVSTDLGSELEVEVLTRISETLAANDCLDICIDIFVKVRYKRAAKALMRLNPEYLKTYSLEEIDEMEWASLETAISLWIQHFELAIKNVFVSEKKLCCQVLGTIMDGVIWPECFVKIADKIMAVFFRFGEGVARSKKEPQKLFKLLDMFESLEKLKPEFSEIFAGEAGADICSRFRELEKLLVHSSTKVFFELGLQIEANQDVLPPQDGSVPKLVRYAINYLKYLLTDAYSATMIRVLRTEQIWKAGVLSTPETDENLLKDAMFNIVDAIRRNVESKKLRYKDKVLPHVFVMNTYWYIYMRTRSTELGKLMGDQYMKKTYKIVAEESAYSYQKQAWGPLVRMLDKEELKRVDKDGLTAMIRGKMDAFTKGFDDITQRHKSFYHIPDADLREQMRESTMKLVVPAYTEFLNNFASSLHVKSYPSPEYIEDTLNQMFEVVDNHKSSGKSSLRPRQMRDPSDGSKSLSGEQSRRSKDFRRSKTSAIDT